CAAGACCACTAGAATGTCAAAGAGAGGTTCAAAATTACTTCGTTATGCCTTAATTAACGCTGCTTGGAATGTTTCACTTAACAACAAAACATTCAATGATTACTTTATGCTTAAAAAGTCTCAAGGTAACAACCATTATGCAGCTCTTGGTCATGTTGCTCATAAGTTGGTACGTGTTATCTTCAAAATTCTTAAAGATAATGTTGCTTTTAATTTAGACTAAATCAAATTTATTTTAAAGCCTATATCTAATAGGTTTATTTAAGCGTGCCCTTTTTTGGATAATTATTTATTTACATATTTTCAAACATTTTTACTTGACATTTCATAGTTGGTCTCCTTTATAGCAAATCGTAGTTTTTTAGCTCTCTTATGAGGCTATTAGTATTTTCTTCTGACATTTCAATTAAAGGCAATCTTAAATCTCCCGTATCCATACCTAGCAGACTCATAGCCTTCTTAATAGGTATTGGATTAGTTTCTATAAATAACGCATCAATTAATGGCTTCATTTTAAGCTGTAAATATCTAGCTTTTTCTATGTTCCTTTCTAGATAGCTATGGACTATCTCATGTGTATCCTTAGGAAGTATGTTTGCAACTACTGAAATAACGCCTATTCCACCTAATGATAAAAGTGGTACTATCATATCATCATTTCCTGAATAAATACCAAAATCATCTGGGCATAGTCGTGCAATTTCTGCCACTTGACTTATATTTCCGCTTGCTTCCTTTACCCCCCTAATATTAGGGTGCTTTGCAAGCTGAGCCAGGGTATCTGGAGTTATGTTTAAACCAGTTCTGCCAGGCACATTGTAGACAATTATAGGTATGTTAACATTATCTCCTATGGTATTATAATGGACTATAAGGCCTTTTTGAGTAGTTTTATTGTAGTATGGGTTAACTATAAGCAGCCCGTCTGCTCCTGCATTTTCAGCTTCTTTGCTTAGCTTTATTGTATGATAAGTACTATTACTTCCTGTGCCAGCTATAACAGGAATTCTTTTGTTAACTTTATTTACAGTAAACTTTATAGTATCTAAACGCTCTTCATCGGTCATTGTAGCTGCTTCACCTGTAGTTCCACAGATAA
This window of the Proteiniborus ethanoligenes genome carries:
- a CDS encoding transposase is translated as KTTRMSKRGSKLLRYALINAAWNVSLNNKTFNDYFMLKKSQGNNHYAALGHVAHKLVRVIFKILKDNVAFNLD
- the dapA gene encoding 4-hydroxy-tetrahydrodipicolinate synthase — its product is MTLFKGSGVAIITPFKKDKVNFEKLGELLEWHINEQTDAIIICGTTGEAATMTDEERLDTIKFTVNKVNKRIPVIAGTGSNSTYHTIKLSKEAENAGADGLLIVNPYYNKTTQKGLIVHYNTIGDNVNIPIIVYNVPGRTGLNITPDTLAQLAKHPNIRGVKEASGNISQVAEIARLCPDDFGIYSGNDDMIVPLLSLGGIGVISVVANILPKDTHEIVHSYLERNIEKARYLQLKMKPLIDALFIETNPIPIKKAMSLLGMDTGDLRLPLIEMSEENTNSLIRELKNYDLL